One Gossypium hirsutum isolate 1008001.06 chromosome A11, Gossypium_hirsutum_v2.1, whole genome shotgun sequence genomic window carries:
- the LOC107886164 gene encoding LEAF RUST 10 DISEASE-RESISTANCEUS RECEPTOR-LIKE PROTEIN KINASE-like 2.3 isoform X2 yields the protein MPKPKPQLPTHALVAAIVVLLQFPELCVAKTRNKYCNSTVCGNVTISYPFRLPTQPPNCGEPRFELDCDSNNRTVLSLNHGRFYVQTIWYEYSTIRAIDPNLAVDDCSLPRGSLLFWDKMPYSWVFPLSLMYVVNCTKAIKSSLYIDASRCPVNSSGSDPPPDSYVYFLGERTSPRDFDESCRIEATVPVMVQNISGFSTSDIYEKLLKPGFELSWSFGSESQQASPIHALLGDLEYALQSYIDSFIHYLFKGPHIAHNSYYAPKSTYILCLQITGGFILARTLPGIICLIGLVIYKWRRRHLCADDTIEEFLERQKDLMPIRYSYREIEKMSNGFKDKLGEGGYGSVFKGKLRSGYFVAIKLLGKAKGNGQDFINEVATIGRIHHVNVAKLTGFCVEGSKQALVYDFMPNGSLDRIIFAKENKIDLSWKKMFDIALGVARGLDYLHQGCDMQILHFDIKPHNILLDENFTPKVADFGLAKRFFVDDSIVSLTAARGTIGYIAPELVYKNLGGISYKADVYSFGMLLMEIIGRRKNMNTSAEHESQKYFPSWIYDRYYHGEDVDLGDVTDDENIIVKKVVIIASWCVQVKPNDRASMSKVLEMFETDVELLQMPPKPFQLPFEVPTATQSYASTKDQPHDSSTDETSYLLYSSNEISA from the exons ATGCCAAAACCCAAACCACAGCTTCCAACCCATGCCCTCGTGGCCGCTATTGTTGTTTTACTTCAATTCCCGGAACTTTGTGTAGCCAAAACCAGAAACAAATATTGCAACTCAACTGTTTGTGGAAATGTCACAATCAGCTACCCTTTTCGATTACCAACCCAACCTCCCAACTGCGGCGAACCTCGATTCGAACTCGACTGCGACAGCAACAACCGCACCGTTTTATCCTTAAACCATGGCAGATTCTACGTCCAAACGATCTGGTACGAATACTCTACGATCCGAGCTATTGACCCAAACCTCGCTGTGGATGATTGCTCCCTTCCTCGCGGCTCCTTATTGTTCTGGGATAAAATGCCGTATTCTTGGGTTTTCCCATTGAGTCTCATGTATGTAGTGAACTGCACAAAGGCGATTAAATCATCTTTGTATATTGATGCCTCGCGCTGCCCCGTTAACTCTTCCGGTTCCGATCCGCCACCAGATTCATACGTTTATTTTCTGGGTGAACGAACTTCGCCTCGAGATTTCGACGAGTCTTGCAGAATCGAAGCTACGGTTCCTGTTATGGTTCAGAATATAAGTGGCTTCTCTACTTCGGACATCTACGAGAAGCTGTTAAAGCCGGGGTTCGAATTGTCTTGGAGCTTCGGTTCCGAGTCGCAGCAGGCCAGTCCTATCCATGCCCT TTTAGGAGACTTGGAATATGCCTTGCAAAGTTACATTGACAGCTTCATCCATTACTTATTCAAAGGCCCCCATATTGCCCATAATTCATATTATGCACCTAAAA gTACTTATATTTTATGTCTTCAAATAACAG gaGGATTTATCTTAGCAAGGACTTTGCCCGGGATAATTTGCTTGATTGGACTTGTTATTTACAAATGGAGAAGAAGACATTTATGTGCGGATGATACGATCGAAGAGTTTCTTGAACGTCAAAAAGATTTGATGCCGATAAGGTATTCTTATCGCGAAATAGAGAAAATGAGTAATGGTTTTAAGGATAAATTAGGCGAAGGTGGTTATGGTTCGGTGTTTAAAGGAAAGCTTCGTAGTGGTTATTTTGTAGCAATAAAGTTATTGGGGAAGGCGAAAGGTAATGGCCAGGATTTCATCAATGAAGTTGCTACGATCGGGAGGATTCATCATGTTAATGTGGCGAAACTTACTGGATTTTGTGTTGAGGGATCAAAACAAGCTCTCGTTTATGATTTTATGCCGAATGGATCTCTAGATCGGATTATATTCGCAAAAGAAAATAAGATTGACTTAAGTTGGAAAAAGATGTTTGATATTGCGCTTGGGGTGGCTCGAGGACTCGACTACTTACATCAAGGATGTGATATGCAGATTTTACATTTTGATATCAAGCCGCACAATATTCTTTTAGATGAGAACTTTACACCAAAAGTTGCAGATTTCGGTCTTGCTAAACGGTTTTTTGTAGATGATAGCATTGTATCTCTAACAGCAGCACGAGGTACGATAGGTTACATTGCTCCTGAATTGGTCTACAAAAACCTCGGAGGCATCTCATATAAAGCCGATGTTTACAGCTTTGGAATGTTATTAATGGAAATTATAGGAAGAAGGAAGAATATGAACACATCTGCTGAACACGAAAGCCAAAAATACTTCCCATCATGGATTTACGATCGATATTATCATGGAGAAGATGTAGATTTGGGAGATGTTACGGATGACGAAAATATTATCGTGAAGAAGGTGGTGATAATAGCTTCTTGGTGTGTACAAGTAAAACCTAACGATCGTGCTTCGATGAGCAAAGTCTTGGAGATGTTTGAAACGGATGTCGAGCTCCTCCAAATGCCTCCGAAACCTTTTCAACTTCCCTTTGAAGTACCAACGGCTACTCAATCCTATGCTTCAACAAAAGATCAACCCCATGATAGTTCAACTGATGAGACATCTTATTTACTCTATTCTTCAAATGAAATTAGT GCTTAA
- the LOC107886164 gene encoding LEAF RUST 10 DISEASE-RESISTANCEUS RECEPTOR-LIKE PROTEIN KINASE-like 2.3 isoform X1 produces the protein MPKPKPQLPTHALVAAIVVLLQFPELCVAKTRNKYCNSTVCGNVTISYPFRLPTQPPNCGEPRFELDCDSNNRTVLSLNHGRFYVQTIWYEYSTIRAIDPNLAVDDCSLPRGSLLFWDKMPYSWVFPLSLMYVVNCTKAIKSSLYIDASRCPVNSSGSDPPPDSYVYFLGERTSPRDFDESCRIEATVPVMVQNISGFSTSDIYEKLLKPGFELSWSFGSESQQASPIHALLGDLEYALQSYIDSFIHYLFKGPHIAHNSYYAPKSTYILCLQITGGFILARTLPGIICLIGLVIYKWRRRHLCADDTIEEFLERQKDLMPIRYSYREIEKMSNGFKDKLGEGGYGSVFKGKLRSGYFVAIKLLGKAKGNGQDFINEVATIGRIHHVNVAKLTGFCVEGSKQALVYDFMPNGSLDRIIFAKENKIDLSWKKMFDIALGVARGLDYLHQGCDMQILHFDIKPHNILLDENFTPKVADFGLAKRFFVDDSIVSLTAARGTIGYIAPELVYKNLGGISYKADVYSFGMLLMEIIGRRKNMNTSAEHESQKYFPSWIYDRYYHGEDVDLGDVTDDENIIVKKVVIIASWCVQVKPNDRASMSKVLEMFETDVELLQMPPKPFQLPFEVPTATQSYASTKDQPHDSSTDETSYLLYSSNEISVSKV, from the exons ATGCCAAAACCCAAACCACAGCTTCCAACCCATGCCCTCGTGGCCGCTATTGTTGTTTTACTTCAATTCCCGGAACTTTGTGTAGCCAAAACCAGAAACAAATATTGCAACTCAACTGTTTGTGGAAATGTCACAATCAGCTACCCTTTTCGATTACCAACCCAACCTCCCAACTGCGGCGAACCTCGATTCGAACTCGACTGCGACAGCAACAACCGCACCGTTTTATCCTTAAACCATGGCAGATTCTACGTCCAAACGATCTGGTACGAATACTCTACGATCCGAGCTATTGACCCAAACCTCGCTGTGGATGATTGCTCCCTTCCTCGCGGCTCCTTATTGTTCTGGGATAAAATGCCGTATTCTTGGGTTTTCCCATTGAGTCTCATGTATGTAGTGAACTGCACAAAGGCGATTAAATCATCTTTGTATATTGATGCCTCGCGCTGCCCCGTTAACTCTTCCGGTTCCGATCCGCCACCAGATTCATACGTTTATTTTCTGGGTGAACGAACTTCGCCTCGAGATTTCGACGAGTCTTGCAGAATCGAAGCTACGGTTCCTGTTATGGTTCAGAATATAAGTGGCTTCTCTACTTCGGACATCTACGAGAAGCTGTTAAAGCCGGGGTTCGAATTGTCTTGGAGCTTCGGTTCCGAGTCGCAGCAGGCCAGTCCTATCCATGCCCT TTTAGGAGACTTGGAATATGCCTTGCAAAGTTACATTGACAGCTTCATCCATTACTTATTCAAAGGCCCCCATATTGCCCATAATTCATATTATGCACCTAAAA gTACTTATATTTTATGTCTTCAAATAACAG gaGGATTTATCTTAGCAAGGACTTTGCCCGGGATAATTTGCTTGATTGGACTTGTTATTTACAAATGGAGAAGAAGACATTTATGTGCGGATGATACGATCGAAGAGTTTCTTGAACGTCAAAAAGATTTGATGCCGATAAGGTATTCTTATCGCGAAATAGAGAAAATGAGTAATGGTTTTAAGGATAAATTAGGCGAAGGTGGTTATGGTTCGGTGTTTAAAGGAAAGCTTCGTAGTGGTTATTTTGTAGCAATAAAGTTATTGGGGAAGGCGAAAGGTAATGGCCAGGATTTCATCAATGAAGTTGCTACGATCGGGAGGATTCATCATGTTAATGTGGCGAAACTTACTGGATTTTGTGTTGAGGGATCAAAACAAGCTCTCGTTTATGATTTTATGCCGAATGGATCTCTAGATCGGATTATATTCGCAAAAGAAAATAAGATTGACTTAAGTTGGAAAAAGATGTTTGATATTGCGCTTGGGGTGGCTCGAGGACTCGACTACTTACATCAAGGATGTGATATGCAGATTTTACATTTTGATATCAAGCCGCACAATATTCTTTTAGATGAGAACTTTACACCAAAAGTTGCAGATTTCGGTCTTGCTAAACGGTTTTTTGTAGATGATAGCATTGTATCTCTAACAGCAGCACGAGGTACGATAGGTTACATTGCTCCTGAATTGGTCTACAAAAACCTCGGAGGCATCTCATATAAAGCCGATGTTTACAGCTTTGGAATGTTATTAATGGAAATTATAGGAAGAAGGAAGAATATGAACACATCTGCTGAACACGAAAGCCAAAAATACTTCCCATCATGGATTTACGATCGATATTATCATGGAGAAGATGTAGATTTGGGAGATGTTACGGATGACGAAAATATTATCGTGAAGAAGGTGGTGATAATAGCTTCTTGGTGTGTACAAGTAAAACCTAACGATCGTGCTTCGATGAGCAAAGTCTTGGAGATGTTTGAAACGGATGTCGAGCTCCTCCAAATGCCTCCGAAACCTTTTCAACTTCCCTTTGAAGTACCAACGGCTACTCAATCCTATGCTTCAACAAAAGATCAACCCCATGATAGTTCAACTGATGAGACATCTTATTTACTCTATTCTTCAAATGAAATTAGTGTAAGTAAAGTGTAA